One region of Aminobacterium colombiense DSM 12261 genomic DNA includes:
- the rpmE gene encoding 50S ribosomal protein L31, with protein sequence MKKGIHPEYKECVVTCACGNTFNTHSTSSEIRVGVCSECHPFFTGKKGSRVVSEAGRLEKFRKKYEGINYGQREVETEE encoded by the coding sequence ATGAAAAAGGGAATACATCCCGAATATAAGGAATGTGTTGTAACGTGTGCTTGTGGCAATACGTTTAACACTCACTCCACATCTTCCGAGATCCGCGTGGGGGTCTGTTCTGAATGCCACCCCTTCTTTACCGGCAAAAAGGGAAGCCGGGTTGTGAGCGAAGCTGGTCGTCTTGAAAAATTCCGTAAGAAATACGAAGGTATCAATTACGGACAGCGCGAAGTAGAAACAGAAGAGTAG
- a CDS encoding endonuclease MutS2 produces MKVRKEVWNLLEIDKILSIFAKSLRSDLGLSVLTAITPCETIDTLRNRQNLLIAYRDYVDRYGDFPWNQNVSSVAEEIHAARKTALLTGQELVAVRMLLLLATRIKDVLNQVKDEFAPFAGVLKKIRDFKYEIESLAVLDEDGNLFDSATPTLLRIRKSEEAVRQSIRLRAQALFANSRINNMLQERLLTFRQNRFTVLVRQEFASRFPGTFIDRSGSGNSVYMEPRSLAELNSRLVLLIQDEEEEKRRILSELTQMILGREKAIVDAEGVLGQIDILYALTDVMGKYGWTLPELSKKPFFVFYDLLHPLLGEKGIPLTIECGRSFHVLVVTGPNTGGKTVALKTVGMGIILAWCGFPLPAKEGTVVGNLDNVFADIGDEQSIEQNLSTFSAHLKNIIHILSEATRSSLVLLDELGAGTDPQEGAALGIALIDTLREKKSITLATTHHNPIKSYALTTPHVETASMEFNVETLAPTYHLLMGIPGRSNAIYIAERYGMPSEVLQKARATLKEQEISMEEVIADLHERKALLNHEWEKMEEQRQKADLLSKEYSEKMKALEEQREKIIAKAEQQAATVLASAEEESRRMIRDLDEAARSVVQRNLHGKRENIREKRKELEQKEEKRFIKKMKDEKRNLEIGDAVSIAGTSITGTILALKGNKAEVQAGAARMDVPLISLTPTSKKVRDALPESPAMSATKPQGVPLSLMIRGMTVDEAMPLVEQYLDRAMRAGYLSVEIIHGRGEGILRREVHQFCAHLSYVESYRLGGPGEGGHGVTIVTFKK; encoded by the coding sequence ATGAAAGTACGTAAGGAAGTTTGGAATCTCCTTGAAATCGATAAAATTCTTTCTATCTTTGCTAAATCACTACGCAGCGATCTTGGCTTATCAGTTCTCACAGCTATAACTCCCTGTGAAACAATAGACACCCTTCGCAACCGCCAGAACCTCCTGATTGCTTATCGTGATTATGTTGATCGTTATGGAGATTTTCCTTGGAATCAGAATGTAAGCAGTGTTGCGGAAGAAATACATGCTGCTCGAAAAACTGCACTCTTGACAGGTCAGGAGCTAGTTGCTGTCCGCATGCTTCTGTTGCTTGCGACCAGAATCAAAGATGTTTTAAACCAAGTGAAAGATGAGTTCGCTCCTTTTGCAGGCGTGCTTAAGAAAATACGAGATTTCAAATACGAGATTGAATCACTTGCCGTCTTGGATGAAGATGGAAACCTTTTTGATTCTGCTACTCCGACTTTGTTGCGAATTAGAAAAAGTGAAGAGGCAGTTCGTCAATCAATTCGATTAAGGGCACAGGCCCTTTTCGCTAATTCCCGAATAAATAATATGTTGCAGGAACGTTTGCTCACTTTTAGACAGAATAGATTTACTGTTCTTGTCCGGCAAGAATTCGCATCTCGTTTCCCCGGCACGTTTATCGACCGCTCTGGTTCCGGTAACTCTGTTTACATGGAACCTCGAAGTCTTGCAGAGCTTAATAGCCGCCTTGTACTTCTTATACAGGATGAAGAAGAGGAAAAGAGGAGAATATTATCAGAACTCACTCAAATGATTCTTGGGAGAGAAAAAGCAATAGTCGACGCAGAAGGTGTTCTAGGTCAGATAGATATACTCTATGCTCTTACTGACGTTATGGGAAAATATGGATGGACTCTTCCGGAACTCTCAAAAAAGCCTTTTTTTGTCTTTTATGATCTACTTCACCCACTCTTGGGTGAAAAGGGAATCCCTCTTACAATTGAATGCGGGAGAAGCTTCCATGTCCTTGTTGTTACTGGGCCAAATACTGGTGGTAAAACAGTAGCCCTTAAAACTGTTGGTATGGGCATAATCCTTGCGTGGTGCGGTTTTCCCCTTCCAGCAAAGGAAGGAACTGTAGTTGGTAATCTTGACAACGTATTTGCAGACATAGGGGACGAACAGAGTATTGAGCAGAATCTTTCTACATTTAGCGCTCATCTTAAAAACATTATCCATATTCTTTCAGAAGCAACGCGATCTTCTCTTGTTCTTCTCGATGAACTTGGGGCTGGGACCGACCCTCAGGAAGGAGCGGCATTAGGAATAGCTCTCATAGACACTTTACGGGAAAAGAAAAGCATTACTTTAGCGACGACCCACCATAATCCTATTAAAAGCTACGCTTTAACTACTCCCCATGTGGAAACAGCGAGCATGGAATTTAACGTAGAGACCCTGGCGCCTACGTATCATCTTCTCATGGGCATCCCGGGGCGAAGTAATGCCATTTATATTGCAGAGCGTTACGGCATGCCGTCAGAAGTGCTTCAGAAGGCCAGGGCGACCCTTAAAGAGCAGGAAATATCCATGGAGGAAGTCATTGCAGATCTTCATGAGAGGAAGGCTCTGCTAAACCATGAGTGGGAAAAAATGGAAGAGCAACGTCAAAAGGCCGACCTTTTGAGCAAGGAGTATTCTGAAAAAATGAAGGCGCTTGAAGAACAAAGAGAGAAAATAATAGCCAAAGCAGAACAACAGGCTGCAACTGTTCTTGCATCAGCAGAAGAAGAGTCAAGGCGGATGATACGTGACCTGGACGAAGCAGCCAGGTCTGTGGTTCAAAGGAATTTACATGGGAAAAGAGAGAACATACGGGAAAAAAGAAAAGAACTTGAGCAAAAAGAGGAAAAGAGATTCATTAAAAAAATGAAGGATGAAAAACGCAATTTAGAAATAGGTGATGCTGTTTCAATTGCGGGGACCTCTATAACAGGCACTATACTGGCTCTGAAAGGAAATAAAGCAGAAGTGCAGGCAGGTGCTGCACGTATGGATGTTCCCTTGATCTCTTTGACACCAACGTCAAAAAAGGTCAGAGACGCCTTGCCGGAAAGCCCAGCCATGAGCGCAACTAAGCCTCAGGGCGTGCCCCTTTCCTTGATGATCAGGGGGATGACAGTAGACGAAGCCATGCCTCTGGTAGAGCAATATCTTGACAGAGCAATGCGCGCAGGATATCTGAGTGTAGAAATTATACATGGCCGAGGAGAAGGCATTCTCCGTCGGGAAGTTCACCAATTTTGTGCACATCTAAGTTATGTTGAAAGCTATCGTCTTGGCGGCCCCGGCGAGGGCGGGCATGGGGTGACAATTGTAACTTTTAAAAAGTAA
- a CDS encoding alanine--tRNA ligase-related protein, with product MIGQTKIMKIIDSTEKVIKIIVDPNPFHPAGGGQPGDTGCLRAENFLAHVIDCQKEGEEIVLYIKVKSGTIHENMQVESFVDLERQWLLSRMHSGEHVISKVLENTYPELHIYKVDVGTESTAVYLRYPHELNWEILFKAEEDANEVIKKDLPVTVDVLSPEDAKKMIDLKANWERIGENDLIRVVTIPDFDMIACSGTHVSRTSDIGGVFIEGFNGRAPEWEFRFTVHREETMRKESYVMRKLLRTIGCPLEKLEEVFKRLQTENKALIKGLEHLKEYVFFPWMEHSMGGYPLYSFELFNIPIEIASSCVSRKLKEIPEAICLCIVPAEEGCHFLLGGGEKTSLDLQGFVKNNRTLGIRGGGRKDWVSGKAQCTYLARWVEELQVYFVNR from the coding sequence ATGATCGGGCAGACCAAGATTATGAAAATAATTGATTCTACTGAAAAAGTAATAAAAATTATAGTTGATCCCAATCCTTTCCACCCTGCAGGAGGAGGTCAGCCAGGAGATACGGGTTGTTTAAGGGCTGAAAATTTTCTTGCCCATGTCATAGATTGCCAAAAAGAAGGAGAAGAGATTGTCCTTTATATAAAAGTCAAAAGTGGTACCATCCATGAAAATATGCAAGTTGAAAGTTTTGTTGACTTGGAGCGCCAGTGGCTTCTTTCGCGGATGCATTCCGGGGAACATGTTATTTCAAAGGTACTTGAGAACACATACCCAGAACTGCATATTTATAAAGTTGACGTAGGAACAGAATCCACTGCGGTATATTTACGCTATCCTCACGAATTGAACTGGGAAATTCTTTTTAAGGCCGAGGAAGACGCAAATGAAGTTATTAAAAAAGATCTTCCTGTCACTGTGGATGTATTGTCTCCTGAAGATGCAAAAAAGATGATAGATCTGAAAGCAAACTGGGAGCGTATAGGGGAAAATGATTTGATTCGTGTGGTGACTATCCCCGACTTCGATATGATTGCATGCTCAGGGACCCACGTTTCCAGAACTTCCGATATTGGAGGTGTTTTTATTGAAGGGTTCAACGGCAGAGCTCCTGAATGGGAGTTTCGCTTTACGGTCCATAGAGAAGAGACAATGAGGAAAGAGAGCTATGTTATGCGAAAATTGCTTCGCACCATTGGTTGTCCTCTTGAAAAACTCGAAGAAGTTTTTAAAAGACTTCAAACGGAGAACAAAGCTCTTATTAAAGGATTGGAACATCTTAAAGAATATGTTTTCTTCCCCTGGATGGAGCACTCTATGGGAGGTTACCCTCTATATTCCTTTGAACTTTTTAATATTCCTATAGAAATAGCCTCTTCCTGTGTAAGTCGCAAACTTAAAGAGATACCAGAGGCGATTTGTCTTTGTATAGTACCAGCCGAGGAAGGATGTCATTTCCTTTTAGGAGGAGGAGAAAAAACATCCCTTGATCTTCAGGGTTTTGTGAAGAACAATAGGACGTTAGGGATCAGAGGCGGCGGACGAAAAGATTGGGTGAGCGGGAAGGCTCAATGTACGTACCTTGCTCGATGGGTAGAGGAACTTCAGGTTTATTTTGTAAATAGATAA
- a CDS encoding nitrilase-related carbon-nitrogen hydrolase: MNIACRAIDNVVFVAAVNRIGPANDEREFLGRSVVIDPKGYVVSGKVDEKERIIFSEIDLNDVSECRFNNTVLLDRNLNEYYILNRLCESL; this comes from the coding sequence GTGAACATTGCATGTAGAGCTATTGATAACGTTGTTTTTGTGGCGGCAGTGAACAGGATAGGTCCCGCTAATGATGAGAGGGAGTTTCTTGGCAGGTCTGTCGTGATTGATCCCAAGGGGTATGTTGTTTCAGGTAAGGTAGATGAAAAAGAGAGAATAATATTTTCAGAGATAGACTTGAACGATGTAAGTGAATGTCGCTTTAATAATACAGTTTTGCTTGATCGTAATTTAAATGAATACTATATATTAAATAGATTGTGTGAGTCTTTATAA
- the ftcD gene encoding glutamate formimidoyltransferase — translation MTTQLIECVPNFSEGRRKDVIEAIVDSFRGKRGLYLLDYRADEDHNRLVISLVGEPAPIQESLIEATKTALKHIDMNLHHGGHPRIGAVDVIPFTPLKGITMKECVDLAHSFGECYFKNTGIPVYFYEDAAKMPARKKLEVVRKGQYEVLKDEAKNNPDRYPDIGGPGLHPTAGGTAVGTRKLLVAFNVNLKTEDVEIAKKIANTVRASSGGFCHVKGIGLALEERGITQVSMNLVDYEANSLYRVLETIRMEAKRWGVSVLETEIYGMIPAKALIDSAAYYLQIADFDPSQVLELRLLELMGKNGE, via the coding sequence ATGACAACGCAATTGATTGAGTGTGTCCCTAATTTTAGTGAGGGTCGCCGCAAGGATGTTATCGAGGCAATCGTTGATTCTTTTCGCGGTAAGAGAGGACTCTATCTTCTGGACTACAGAGCTGACGAAGATCACAACCGCCTTGTTATCAGTCTTGTGGGCGAACCGGCTCCGATCCAAGAATCCCTTATCGAAGCAACAAAAACTGCACTGAAACATATTGACATGAATTTACATCATGGAGGGCATCCTCGCATTGGCGCAGTTGATGTCATTCCTTTTACTCCGCTTAAAGGTATCACTATGAAAGAGTGCGTCGACTTGGCACACTCTTTTGGTGAGTGCTATTTTAAAAATACAGGTATTCCTGTTTACTTTTACGAAGATGCGGCAAAGATGCCTGCAAGAAAGAAATTGGAAGTTGTCCGAAAGGGGCAGTACGAGGTTCTTAAGGATGAGGCAAAGAATAATCCAGATCGTTATCCTGATATTGGTGGGCCAGGGCTTCATCCCACAGCTGGAGGAACGGCAGTGGGAACAAGAAAACTTCTTGTTGCCTTTAACGTTAACCTTAAGACAGAAGATGTTGAGATAGCAAAGAAGATCGCAAACACTGTTCGTGCGTCTTCAGGTGGCTTCTGTCATGTTAAAGGCATTGGCCTTGCACTTGAAGAGCGTGGAATTACACAAGTCAGTATGAATTTGGTTGACTACGAGGCAAACTCTCTTTACAGGGTACTCGAAACAATTCGTATGGAAGCAAAGCGTTGGGGTGTGTCGGTTCTCGAGACAGAAATCTATGGTATGATTCCAGCCAAGGCTCTTATTGATAGTGCAGCTTATTACTTACAAATTGCAGACTTCGACCCCTCACAGGTCCTTGAGCTCCGGCTTCTTGAGCTTATGGGAAAAAATGGCGAATAA
- a CDS encoding IclR family transcriptional regulator, whose translation MAREEYFNRSLLRALLIVEALGKEKTPLGIGEISRLTGLSKSTTHRLVLTLESRGWLKRLPDNDKYCLGMKLVTLSWIAREEFASCREVHPFLCKLADITKETVLLNVWNNNEVICVDKIEASQQISVTPKLNQSFPIHAGASGFAVLTTMPFQMVAQIFNTRKFETYTARTLIDPQKLLRKYAEAKEKGYVISFGEKDDGVTGIATGLYFPHEQNYASISVVLPDSRATEDVNEKIISAVLDIKEEINLHFNFATKSI comes from the coding sequence ATGGCGCGCGAAGAATATTTTAACAGGTCTCTTTTGCGGGCACTTTTGATAGTTGAAGCCCTTGGTAAAGAAAAAACTCCCCTTGGAATAGGTGAGATTAGTAGATTGACAGGGTTAAGCAAAAGTACAACCCATCGGTTAGTTTTGACATTAGAGAGCAGAGGGTGGTTAAAACGATTGCCTGATAACGACAAGTATTGCTTGGGAATGAAGCTTGTCACCCTCTCATGGATAGCGCGCGAGGAGTTTGCTTCATGTCGGGAAGTTCACCCTTTTTTATGCAAGCTAGCCGATATTACTAAAGAAACGGTATTGCTTAACGTGTGGAATAATAACGAAGTTATTTGTGTCGACAAAATTGAAGCATCTCAGCAAATTAGCGTCACACCGAAGTTGAATCAATCTTTCCCCATTCATGCGGGAGCATCTGGCTTTGCGGTTCTTACTACAATGCCTTTTCAAATGGTTGCGCAAATATTTAATACACGTAAATTTGAAACTTATACAGCACGCACGTTGATTGATCCGCAAAAACTTCTAAGGAAATACGCTGAAGCAAAAGAAAAGGGCTATGTCATAAGCTTTGGGGAAAAGGATGATGGTGTTACTGGTATAGCAACCGGACTTTATTTTCCTCATGAACAGAACTATGCGAGCATTTCTGTAGTTTTACCAGACTCACGTGCCACAGAAGATGTTAACGAGAAAATTATTTCTGCTGTTTTGGACATAAAAGAAGAGATCAATCTACATTTTAATTTTGCGACAAAGAGCATTTAG
- a CDS encoding TAXI family TRAP transporter solute-binding subunit — MMRKTTVAVAVLCLLFAVFAGAASAKTFISIATGGTGGTYYPLGGGIADILTRHLEDVQVTSETGNASVANINLLGTHQIEMAFAQNDIAYWAAKGTGPFRKGAYDNIRVVASLYPEHVHCITLKGSGVKDIMDIKGRRVSVGAPGSGVQGDVDAILKVAGIKYGDMQTDFLDFNNTTQRFKDGQLDVGFVVAGYPTSSIMDLATMHDVDLVEFNEEFLSKLVKEYSYFVRSVIPAGTYQGVDHDVTTPAVMALLICDADLPADLVYRMTKALWDNIEELRPIHAKAQLITLETALDGVSVPLHDGAAQFYKEKGMKIPEF; from the coding sequence ATGATGAGAAAGACAACGGTTGCTGTAGCTGTGTTATGTCTTTTGTTTGCCGTCTTTGCCGGAGCCGCCTCTGCAAAGACATTTATTTCCATCGCAACAGGTGGTACCGGTGGTACTTATTATCCTTTAGGCGGCGGTATAGCAGACATTCTGACTCGCCATCTTGAAGACGTACAAGTCACTTCAGAAACAGGGAATGCCTCTGTGGCCAATATCAACCTTCTTGGGACTCATCAGATTGAAATGGCCTTTGCACAGAACGATATTGCCTATTGGGCTGCAAAAGGAACTGGCCCCTTCAGAAAAGGCGCATACGATAATATCCGCGTTGTAGCCTCTCTTTACCCCGAACACGTTCACTGCATTACGCTGAAGGGAAGCGGCGTTAAAGACATTATGGATATTAAAGGAAGAAGGGTTTCAGTGGGAGCCCCCGGCTCTGGAGTACAGGGAGATGTAGATGCTATTCTGAAAGTCGCTGGCATAAAATATGGCGATATGCAAACAGATTTCCTTGACTTTAACAATACGACCCAGCGCTTTAAAGACGGACAGCTTGACGTAGGGTTTGTCGTCGCTGGATATCCCACATCTTCGATCATGGATCTTGCCACCATGCATGATGTTGATCTGGTAGAGTTTAACGAAGAATTCCTCTCCAAACTAGTTAAAGAATATTCCTATTTTGTAAGAAGTGTTATCCCTGCAGGAACCTACCAGGGAGTCGATCATGATGTTACAACTCCTGCCGTAATGGCTCTGCTTATCTGTGACGCAGATCTGCCTGCAGATCTTGTTTACCGCATGACAAAGGCCCTCTGGGATAATATTGAGGAACTTCGTCCGATTCACGCCAAAGCTCAACTTATTACCCTTGAAACTGCCCTTGATGGCGTATCTGTGCCTTTACATGACGGAGCTGCTCAATTCTACAAAGAAAAAGGAATGAAAATTCCTGAATTTTAA
- a CDS encoding sodium:solute symporter family protein, with amino-acid sequence MKLFTASALLVLFVFLGLGTIVARKIKEASDYTVAGRKAGLSGVAGVIMGALIGGASTVGTAQMAYEYGLSAWWFTLGGGIGCLILGWGFASPLRSSGVVTIPEFLKRHYGRSVSMLSMVASSVGTYISVVAQFLSGVALLQTVFPFPSFVASIGVACLILGFLCLGGLKSYSVIGKAKIAMLFLILTVSVLLGMGKGVTPSWLYHNIGNKTLFSPFGFGVGKGLGAFLSMIVGIFCTQIYIQGVFAASNPDTARKGTLLAGILIPPLGLMGIYIGLFMRTAGVSIVPSQALPMFIRLYFPPILGGIFWAGILITVVGAAAGLSFGIATNLVQDFLKALPYMKMDEKRALFMSRAAVIFIVLSAAYMGELFSGDMILQWSYLSMSLRGAGTFFPFIVALLFPLQLSPCWTLCSAGGGLLAVLIAPFIFTNVPPLFLGLLVSASFSGLGICLRR; translated from the coding sequence GTGAAACTCTTTACTGCTTCAGCATTGCTTGTGCTGTTTGTTTTTCTCGGACTTGGTACGATCGTTGCCCGTAAAATAAAGGAAGCCAGTGATTATACAGTTGCAGGACGAAAAGCAGGGTTAAGCGGAGTCGCGGGTGTTATTATGGGGGCTCTTATTGGAGGGGCTTCTACGGTGGGAACCGCTCAGATGGCTTACGAATATGGCCTTTCAGCATGGTGGTTCACTCTGGGTGGCGGCATAGGGTGTCTCATTTTGGGATGGGGATTTGCATCTCCTTTGCGAAGTTCTGGTGTTGTGACCATTCCAGAATTTCTTAAAAGACATTATGGCAGATCAGTCAGCATGCTTTCCATGGTGGCATCATCAGTTGGAACATATATTTCTGTGGTTGCTCAATTTCTTTCAGGTGTTGCTTTGTTGCAGACAGTTTTTCCTTTCCCTTCTTTTGTTGCATCCATTGGTGTAGCTTGTCTGATCCTTGGATTTCTGTGTTTAGGCGGTCTGAAAAGTTACAGCGTTATAGGGAAAGCAAAGATAGCGATGCTCTTCCTTATTCTGACAGTTTCGGTATTACTTGGTATGGGTAAAGGAGTAACCCCCTCCTGGCTTTATCATAATATTGGAAATAAAACTTTATTCAGCCCCTTCGGATTTGGCGTGGGAAAGGGACTGGGAGCGTTTCTGTCGATGATAGTTGGTATTTTCTGTACTCAAATTTATATACAAGGAGTTTTTGCAGCTTCAAATCCAGACACGGCTCGTAAGGGGACGTTATTAGCTGGTATCCTTATTCCTCCCCTTGGCTTAATGGGGATTTACATAGGTCTTTTTATGAGGACTGCTGGTGTTTCTATTGTACCGTCACAAGCTCTGCCAATGTTCATACGCTTGTACTTTCCTCCCATCCTGGGTGGAATATTCTGGGCAGGAATATTGATAACTGTAGTTGGTGCTGCTGCAGGTCTTTCTTTTGGTATTGCTACAAATCTAGTGCAAGATTTTCTGAAAGCCTTGCCATATATGAAAATGGATGAAAAAAGAGCTCTTTTTATGAGTAGGGCAGCTGTGATTTTTATAGTTCTAAGCGCAGCTTATATGGGAGAGTTGTTTAGTGGTGATATGATTCTTCAGTGGAGTTATTTAAGTATGAGCCTGCGGGGGGCTGGAACTTTTTTCCCTTTCATCGTTGCCCTTCTGTTCCCCCTTCAGCTTTCTCCCTGTTGGACATTATGCTCTGCTGGTGGAGGCTTATTGGCAGTATTGATAGCGCCTTTTATATTTACTAATGTCCCCCCGCTTTTTCTTGGACTTTTAGTTTCAGCGTCTTTCTCTGGCTTAGGTATTTGTTTACGGAGGTGA
- a CDS encoding HutP family protein: MEEVMAEEEKVENNIGCSQRGIDLELHIHVHLNDENQVGRAALLLASTTTPDSENELKRELLQNGWRSVATEVGGLAGDLPQKITRALVGASLNAGVVEKTRNEMHALMHAAVEALEGFLTVGMLEASVGAKIAIVRNDRWIAVAVMGDTAYHAVAHHERCGLGVMHI, translated from the coding sequence ATGGAGGAGGTTATGGCTGAGGAAGAAAAAGTGGAAAATAATATAGGGTGCTCGCAGCGTGGAATTGACTTGGAGTTACATATCCATGTTCATTTAAATGATGAAAACCAGGTTGGTCGGGCAGCGTTGCTATTAGCGTCTACCACCACTCCTGATTCAGAGAATGAACTAAAACGGGAATTATTACAGAATGGTTGGCGGTCAGTTGCAACAGAAGTTGGAGGACTGGCAGGGGATCTCCCTCAAAAAATTACTCGAGCCCTTGTTGGAGCTTCTTTAAATGCTGGAGTAGTAGAGAAGACTCGTAATGAGATGCACGCCCTTATGCATGCGGCAGTAGAGGCTCTAGAAGGTTTTTTAACGGTGGGAATGCTAGAGGCGAGTGTCGGAGCTAAAATAGCAATTGTACGTAATGATCGTTGGATTGCAGTGGCAGTTATGGGCGATACAGCATATCATGCCGTTGCCCATCATGAGAGATGCGGTCTCGGTGTAATGCATATCTAA
- a CDS encoding CvpA family protein yields the protein MTLALGIDISIVFVLIFLSLRGLFRGLTGELFSLGGVIGGAFLAWHLGPALSSWYLEKWAGNPSIVLVISMALLFILVVVIATLACRMVQIFLRWSALSFIDRILGGMAGALKGVFLVLFLYAVLMAFSSFISPQWFKESIAMKLASQAWPYVNTFLYSAEGDNLSHEST from the coding sequence ATGACTCTGGCGTTAGGTATTGATATTTCAATTGTTTTTGTATTGATCTTTCTCTCTTTACGTGGGCTCTTCCGGGGGCTTACAGGTGAGTTGTTTTCTCTTGGTGGAGTAATTGGGGGGGCTTTTCTTGCATGGCATTTAGGCCCTGCCCTTTCCAGCTGGTATTTAGAGAAATGGGCCGGTAACCCTTCGATTGTTCTTGTCATTTCAATGGCCCTGCTGTTTATTCTTGTTGTTGTCATTGCGACCCTTGCATGCCGTATGGTTCAGATTTTTTTAAGATGGTCTGCCTTATCCTTCATTGATAGGATTCTTGGGGGGATGGCTGGAGCTCTGAAGGGAGTTTTCCTTGTCCTTTTCCTCTATGCAGTATTGATGGCGTTTTCCTCTTTTATATCTCCTCAGTGGTTTAAGGAGAGCATTGCTATGAAACTAGCTTCTCAGGCATGGCCGTATGTCAATACATTTCTTTATTCTGCGGAAGGGGATAACCTATCCCATGAAAGTACGTAA
- the thyX gene encoding FAD-dependent thymidylate synthase, producing the protein MTCQVTLLGHTPDPDRIVAAAARLCYSDIPAGLIMKEQDPSSVESLIFHLRRSGHHSPFEHASFTFSLDGMSRVTSHQLVRHRIASYSQRSQRYVSMAEPEVVLPPTVAAHEEGKELFLNEVKAAHSVYLKLVEQGIPKEDARYILPHGWTTSLVMTMNARELYHFFSLRLCRRAQWEIRQVAREMLKVVRREAPVIFNIAGPSCLVKGACCEARPCGKPFHSIEELLEEE; encoded by the coding sequence ATGACGTGTCAGGTGACCTTGCTAGGGCATACACCAGATCCTGACAGAATTGTAGCGGCAGCAGCGCGCCTGTGTTATAGCGATATTCCTGCTGGATTAATTATGAAAGAACAAGACCCTTCATCAGTAGAATCGCTGATTTTTCACTTGCGGAGGAGCGGTCATCATTCTCCTTTCGAGCATGCGTCTTTTACCTTTTCTCTAGATGGGATGAGTCGGGTGACAAGCCACCAGCTTGTCCGTCATCGCATAGCGAGTTATAGTCAAAGAAGTCAGCGGTATGTTTCTATGGCCGAACCAGAAGTGGTTCTTCCTCCAACTGTTGCGGCTCATGAGGAGGGGAAAGAACTGTTCCTTAACGAGGTTAAGGCGGCCCATTCCGTATATCTGAAGCTTGTTGAGCAAGGAATTCCCAAGGAAGACGCGCGGTATATATTACCCCATGGCTGGACAACAAGCCTAGTAATGACCATGAATGCCAGAGAGCTTTATCACTTCTTTTCATTGCGGCTTTGCCGCCGTGCTCAATGGGAGATCCGCCAGGTAGCCCGAGAAATGCTTAAAGTGGTTCGAAGAGAAGCTCCTGTCATTTTTAATATTGCAGGTCCTTCCTGCCTTGTAAAGGGTGCTTGCTGTGAAGCTCGCCCCTGTGGAAAACCCTTTCATTCCATAGAGGAACTTCTCGAGGAGGAATAG
- a CDS encoding cell division protein ZapA: MSIPVRDVTLKLGKKEYHLKTTLNEESYGRVVSLLKESADKIGKETGQEHLLLLVSLHLAYCLDHANETFEDIIQKYSPGENSRP, encoded by the coding sequence TTGTCTATCCCTGTGCGGGATGTAACGCTCAAGCTCGGTAAAAAGGAATACCACTTGAAAACAACATTGAACGAGGAATCATATGGGCGAGTTGTTTCATTGTTGAAAGAGTCTGCTGATAAGATTGGCAAAGAGACTGGCCAGGAGCATCTTTTGCTTCTGGTAAGTCTCCATCTTGCCTATTGTCTTGACCACGCCAATGAGACTTTTGAAGATATTATTCAAAAATATTCTCCAGGGGAAAATTCCAGACCATGA